The Oncorhynchus keta strain PuntledgeMale-10-30-2019 chromosome 28, Oket_V2, whole genome shotgun sequence DNA segment tagagagagatgcagagagagtagggatcattagaagtgacagttggaaggtagagagagagatgcagagagagtaggggtcattagaaggtagagagaaacagatgcagagagagtagggatcattagaagtgacagttggaaggtagagagaaacagatgcagagagagtagggatcattagaagtgacagttggaaggtagagagagagatgcagagagagtagggatcattagaaggtagagagagatgcagagagagtagggatcattagaaggtagagagagatgcagagagagtagggatcattagaagtgacagttggaaggtagagagaaacagatgcagagagagtagggatcattagaaggtagagagagagatgcagagagagtaggggtcattagaaggtagagagaaacagatgcagagagagtagggatcattagaaggtgagagagatgcagagagagtagggatcattagaaggtagagagagatgcagagagagtaggggtcattagaagtgacagttggaaggtagagagagacagatgcagagagagtaggggtcattagaaggtagagagagatgcagagagagtaggggtcattagaagtgacagttggaaggtagagagagatgcagagagagtagggatcattagaagtgacagttggaaggtagagagagatgcagagagagtaggggtcattagaagtgaaagttggaaggtagagagagatgcagagagagtaggggtcattagaagtgacagttggaaggtagagagagatgcagagagagtagggatcattagaagtgacagttggaaggtagagagagatgcagagagagtagggatcattagaaggtagagagaaacagatgcagagagagtagggatcattagaagtgacagttggaaggtagagagagatgcagagagagtagggatcattagaaggtagagagagatgcagagagagtagggatcattagaagtgacagttggaaggtagagagagagatgcagagagagtaggggtcattagaaggtagagagagatgcagagagagtagggatcattagaagtgacagttggaaggtagagagagagatgcagagagagtagggatcattagaaggtagagagaaacagatgcagagagagtagggatcattagaagtgacagttggaaggtagagagagatgcagagagagtaggggtcattagaaggtagagagaaacagatgcagagagagtagggatcattagaagtgacagttggaaggtagagagaaacagatgcagagagagtagggatcattagaagtgacagttggaaggtagagagagagatgcagagagagtagggatcattagaaggtagagagagtagggatcattagaagtgacagttggaaggtagagagagatgcagagagagtagggatcattagaaggtagagagacagatatagagagagtaggggtcattagaaggtagagagagatatatagagagagtaggggtcattagaaggtagagagacagatatagagagaataggggtcattagaaggtagagagagacagatatagagagagtaggggtcattagaaggtagacagagacagatatagagagagtaggggtcattagaaggtagagagagacagatatagagagaggtgggggtcattagaaggtagagagagacagatatagagagagacagagagtaggggtcattagaaggtagagagagacagatatagagagagtaggggtcattagaaggtagagagagacagatatagagagagtaggggtcattagaaggtagagagagacagatatagagagagtaggggtcattagaaggtagagagagacagatatagagagagtaggggtcattagaaggtagagagagagacagatatagagagagtaggggtcattagaaggtagagagacagatatagagagagtaggggtcattagaaggtagagagagagacagagagagtaggggtcattagaaggtagagagagacagatatagagagagtaggggtcattagaaggtagagagagagagagagagacagatatagagagagacagagagtaggggtcattagaaggtagagagagagagacagatatagagagagacaggtacagagagagacatagagtaggggtcattagaaggtagagagagagacagatatagagagagacagagagcaggggtcattagaaggtagagagagacagatatagagagagacaggtacagagagagacagagtaggggtcattagaaggtagagagagagacagatacagagagagacagagagtaggggtcattagaaggtagagagagagacagatatagagagagacaggtacagagagagacatagagtaggggtcattagaaggtagagagaagacagatatagagagagacagagagcaggggtcattagaaggtagagaagacagatatagagagagacaggtacagagagagacagagagtaggggtcattagaaggtagagagagagacagatacagagagagacagagagtaggggtcattagaaggtagagagagagagagagagacagatatagagagagtaggggtcattagaaggtagagagagagacagatacagagagagacagagagtaggggtcattagaaggtagagagagacagatatagagagagacaggtacagagagagacagagagtaggggtcattagaaggtagagagagagacagatacagagagagacagagagagtaaacaccaaattgagactctgcatgcagaattctgcaaaaatatcctgtgTTTCCTGGTTCCAGTTTCCTGTTTCCATCTGTATGTGTTTCCAGTCTGtatgtgaatcctgtttccagtctgtatgtgaatcctgtttccagtctgtatgtgaatcctgtttccagtgggtatgtgtttcctgtttccaatGGGTATGTGAgtcctgtttccagtgggtatgtgtttcctgtttccagtgggtatgtgaatcctgtttccagtgggtatgtgaatcctgtttccagtgggtatgtgaatcctgtttccagtgggtatgtgtttccagtgggtatgtgtttccagAGGGtatgtgaatcctgtttccagtgggtatgtgtttccagTTTCCAGGGTATGTGAATTTTCCAGTCTGtatgtgaatcctgtttccagtgggtatgtgtttccatGAGTGGGTCATTAGATGTGAATGGGTATGTGTTCCTGTttcagtgggtatgtgtttcctgtttccagtgggtatgtgtttccagtgggtatgtgtttcctgtttccagtaTGGGTATCTGTAtgttcctgtttccagtgggtatgtgtttcctgtttccagtgggtatgtgtttcatGTGTTTCctcctgtttccagtgggtatgtgtttcctgtttccagtgggtatgtgtttcctgtttcaggggtatgtgtttcctgtttccagtgggtatgtggggtatgtgtttccagtgggtatgtgtttccagtgggtatgtgtttcctgtttccagtgggtatgtgtttcctgtttccagtgggtatgtgtttcctgtttccagtgggtatgtgttccCTGTTTCCAGAGGGTATGtgttccagtgggtatgtgtttcctgtttccagtgggtatgtgtttcagtttccagtgggtatgtgtttcctgtttccagtgggtatgtgaatcctgtttccagtgggtatgtgtttcccagtgggtatgtgttccagtgggtatgtgttcctgtttccagtgggtatgtgttccctgtttccagtgggtatgtgtttcctgtttccagtgggtatgtgtttcctgtttccagtgggtatgtgtttcctgtttccagtgggtatgtgtttcctgtttccagtgggtatgtgtttcctgtttccagagGGTATGtgttcctgtttccagtgggtatgtgtttcctgtttccagtgggtatgtgtttccagtgggtatgtgtttcctaTGTttcagtgggtatgtgtttcctgtttttcctgtttccagtgggtatgtgtttcctgtttccatgggtgtttcctgtttccagtgggtatgtgtttcctgtttccagtgggtatgtgttccCTGtctccagtgggtatgtgtttcctgtttccagagggtatgtgaatcctgtttccagtgggtatgtgtttcctgtttccagtgggtatgtgtttcctgtttccagagGGTATGTGAgtcctgtttccagtgggtatgtgttccctgtttccagtgggtatgtgttccctgtttccagtgggtatgtgtttcctgtttccagtgggtatgtgtttccagtgggtatgtgagtcctgtttccagtgggtatgttaatcctgtttccagtgggtatgttaatcctgtttccagtgggtatgtgtttcctgtttccagagGGTATGTCaatcctgtttccagtgggtatgtgtttcctgtttccagtgggtatgttaatcctgtttccagtgggtatgttaatcctgtttccagtgggtatgtgtttcctgtttccagagggtatgtgaatcctgtttccagtgggtatgtgaatcctgtttccagtgggtatgtgtttcctgtttccagtgggtatgtgtttcctgtttccagtgggtatgtgaatcctgtttccagtgggtatgtgaatcctgtttccagaGGGtatgtgaatcctgtttccagtgggtatgtgaatcctgtttccagtgggtatgtgaatcctgtttccagtgggtatgtgtttccagtgggtatgtgtttcctgtttccagtgggtatgtgtttcctgtttccagtgggtatgtgtttccagtgggtatgtgaatcctgtttccagtgggtatgtgtttcctgtttccagtgggtatgtgtttccagtgggtatgtgtttcctgtttccagtgggtatgtgtttcctgtttccagtgggtatgtgtttccagtgggtatgtgtttcctgtttccagtgggtatgtgtttcctgtttcagAGGGTATGTTaatcctgtttccagtgggtatgtgtttcctcTTTCCAGAGGGtatgtgaatcctgtttccagtgggtatgtgaatcctgtttccagtgggtatgtgaatcctgtttccagtgggtatgtgtttcctgtttccagtgggtatgtgtttcctgtttccagtgggtatgtgtttcctgtttcagtgggtatgtgtttcctgtttccagtgggtatgtgtttcctgtttccagtgggtatgtgtttcctgtttccagtgggtatgtgaatcctgtttccagtgggtatgtgaaTCCTGTttcagtgggtatgtgtttcctgtttcagagggtatgtgtttcctgtttccagtgggtatgtgaatcctgtttccagaGGGtatgtgaatcctgtttccagtgggtatgtgaatcctgtttccagtgggtatgtgaatcctgtttccagtgggtatgtgtttccagtgggtatgtgtttcctgtttccagtgggtatgtgtttcctgtttccagtgggtatgtgtttccagtgggtatgtgaatcctgtttccagtgggtatgtgtttcctgtttccagtgggtatgtgtttccagtgggtatgtgtttcctgtttccagtgggtatgtgtttcctgtttccagtgggtatgtgtttccagtgggtatgtgtttcctgtttcagtgggtatgtgtttcctgtttccagtgggtatgtgtttccaggggtatgtgtttcctgtttccagtgggtatgtgtttcctgtttccagtgggtatgtgtttccagtgggtatgtgtttcctgtttccagtgggtatgtgtttcctgtttccagtgggtatgtgtttccagtgggtatgtgtttcctgtttccagtgggtatgtgtttcctgtttccagtgggtatgtgtttcctgtttccagtgggtatgtgtttccagtgggtatgtgaatcctgtttccagtgggtatgtgtttcctgtttccagtgggtatgtgtttccagtgggtatgtgtttccctgtttccagtgggtatgtgtttcctgtttccagtgggtatgtgtttccagtgggtatgtgtttcctgtttccagtgggtatgtgtttcctgtttccagagGGTATGTTaatcctgtttccagtgggtatgtgtttcctcTTTCCAGAGGGtatgtgaatcctgtttccagtgggtatgtgaatcctgtttccagtgggtatgtgaatcctgtttccagtgggtatgtgtttcctgtttccagtgggtatgtgtttcctgtttccagtgggtatgtgtttcctgtttccagtgggtatgtgtttcctgtttccagtgggtatgtgaatcctgtttccagtgggtatgtgaatcctgtttccagtgggtatgtgaatcctgtttccagtgggtatgtgtttcctgtttccagtgggtatgtgtttcctgtttccagtgggtatgtgaaTCCTGTTTCAGAGGGtatgtgaatcctgtttccagtgggtatgtgaatcctgtttccagtgggtatgtgaatcctgtttccagtgggtatgtgtttccagtgggtatgtgtttcctgtttccagtgggtatgtgtttcctgtttccagtgggtatgtgtttccagtgggtatgtgaatcctgtttccagtgggtatgtgtttcctgtttccagtgggtatgtgtttccagtgggtatgtgtttcctgtttccagtgggtatgtgtttcctgtttccagtgggtatgtgtttccagtgggtatgtgtttcctgtttccagtgggtatgtgtttcctgtttccagtgggtatgtgtttccagtgggtatgtgtttcctgtttccagtgggtatgtgtttcctgtttccagtgggtatgtgtttccagtgggtatgtgtttcctgtttccagtgggtatgtgtttcctgtttccagtgtttgtgtttccagtgggtatgtgtttcctgtttccagtgggtatgtgtttcctgtttccagtgggtatgtgtttccagtgggtatgtgtttcctgtttccagtgggtatgtgtttcctgtttccagtgggtatgtgtggtccAGAGTCAGAGCTTTACTACAACACCAGACCGGCACAGAAAACCTGCAACCAAACTGAGTAAAAAAAAGCGtgatggtcctctctctctctctctctctttctctccctctctctctctctctctctctctctctctctctctctgcctctccctgtctctctccctctcctctctctctctctctacctctttctctcttctctgcctcttcctctgtctttctttctctctctctctctctcttctctcttccctctcttcccctctcttctcttctctctctctctctctctctctctgcctctccctctctctctctctctctctctctctcctctctctctctctctctctctctctctctctcctctccctgtctttctctccctgtctttctctccctgtctttctctctctctctctctctctctctctctctctctctctctgcccatctctctctctctctctttctcccctctctctctccccatctctgtcagGCGTGTGATAGAGATGTTCAGTGTGGGTTTGGTCTATGCTGTGCTGTCAGCCTGTGGCTTAGGGGACTGCGGATGTGTATACCACGAGGGGAAGAGGGGGACGAGTGCCACCCCTTCAGTCACAAGGTGAGGAACACACACGCACgtatgtgcgcacacacacacgcaaacacacatgcatatgCTTGATGGCACGTACTGGCTggcacacgcactcacacatgcgcaaacactcacacactccggtatacacacacaagcgcacgcacacacacaaacacacagaagtgcacataaacacacatatgcacaaacatacacacacagttattGCTTAGGATGATAACTTCAGAAGTTATTGACTTGTTTTCATCATGAATCAAACCAATGGAAGTAATACGTCACTTTGATCGGCTGGAGATCGGCTCAGCCTCCAGCCGGGTTAGTTCACTCCACAAAGTTTATCTCTGGGAATTGACAACTGAATGGTTCTCCATTGGAATTGTTCCATGATCTCTGGTGGCGTTTGACCAAGTCTGTTCATTTAGCCCATAGAGCTGTTGGCTCAATGTGATTTAATGGATCCTAAGGGAGAAGTTGCATCAAATGTAGATCATGTATTTTTCTTCCAGGTGCCCTATCCAGGAAAAAGACAGCATCACACCTGTCCATGTCTTCCTCATTTGGTCTGTACCAGCTACACAGGTAGCACATACAGGTGTACCAAAGACTTCAAAAACCTAGACTTTTGAtgacagaggaggaagaagaggagagagaagaagaggagaaagatggGAAACAATGACAGCAGCACATTCAATCACACATGACCTTCACTCTTTTCCCTCTACTTAGTCCCTCAATTACACAGAACCTTCACTCTTTACCCTCTACTTAGTCCCTCAATCACACAGGACCTTCACTCTTTTCCCTCTACTTAGTCCCTCAATCACACAGGACCTTCACTATTTTCCCTCTACTTAGTCCCTCAATCACACAGAACCTTCACTCTTTTCCCTCTACTTAGTCCCTCAATCACACAGGACCTTCACTCTTTTCCCTCAACTTAGTTCCTCAATCACACAGAACCTTCACTCTTTTCCCTCTACTTAGTCCCTCAATCACACAGAACCTTCACTCTTTTCCCTCTACTTAGTCCCTCAATCACACAGGACCTTCACTCTTTTCCCTCTACTTAGTCCCTCAATCACACAGGACCTTCACTCTTTTCCCTCTACTTAGTCCCTCAATCACACAGGACCTTCACTCTTTTCCCTCTACTTAGTCCCTCAATCACACAGGACCTTCACTCTTTTCCCTCTACTTAGTCCCTCAATCACACAGGACCTTCACTCTTTTCCCTCTACTTAGTCCCTCAATCACACAGGACCTTCACTCTTTTCCCTCTACTTAGTCCCTCAATCACACAGGACTTTCACTCTTTTCCCTCTACTTAGTCCCTCAATCACACAGGACCTTCACTCTTTTCCCTCTACTTAGTCTTTGTTCTATATACTATAGGAACTGTTATATTTCATGAGAATATAGAACATCTGTAAATACACCTCACTGTGCCCCACTGGCCACCAAAGACATGCCAGGACAATATATACATGCTAAACTGTGCCAAGAAAGATACATAGCtaaatgttttctttttttaatgTATGTACCAATTGCAGACTATAGTTTTAATACACAGGCCTGTCAAAAGCTTGATGCAAATCATAATAATATATACGGTTTAATTCATATGcaaatgtaatgtttttatttatgatcaacatttttgcaaattaaaCTCACTGTATCACACCACTGTGAAAAATATGTACTTACACTGTGTATTgtgtatgttgttgttatgtaaGTAATTATGTAAgttatatatatactgaacaaaaatataaactcaacatgcttCAATTTCAAtgactttactgagttacagttcatataacgaAATCTGAcactttaaataaataaattaggccctgggtgggcctgggagggcatagacccacccactggggagccaggcccagccaatcagcatgAGTTTTATTACAAACagaatactcctcagtttcatcagctgtccgggtggctggtgcCTGGGCTGGTTTTACACGTGGTCAGCAGTTGTGAGGAcggttgaacgtactgccaaattctcaaaaacgacattggaggtggcttatggtagagaaattagcattaaattctctggcaacagttctcgTGGACatacctgcagtcagcatgccaattgcgcgctccctcaaaacttgtggcattgtgttgtgtgacaaaactgcacattttggagtggccttttattgtccccagcagaaaGTACTGCTGTGTAATGAGCATCCTGTTTCTGTTCCTTGATAtgcacctgtcaggtggatggactaTCTTGGAAAAGGGGAAATACTAACTGGGatgtgtataaaaaaaatatgcacaaaatttgagagaatcTGTTTTTTGTGCATAcggtatggaacatttctggggatcttttatttcagctcatgggaccaacactttacatgtttttttgtttagtGTAATATCTTATCTCTTAGTGAAAGTCCATACCTCTTTGTTTTACTTGAGTATCACGTGGCAGTAATCAGTCTCTTCAAAAAAACAACCTGGAGCCCTTGCCTTTCCTATGACTAAAACATGTGACAATCAATGTCAAATGAGTCCGTAACTAAGGTTGTATTCAACATATGTTGTGGCCATAGAAACAGAATTGGGAACAAAGAGATTGTCAAAACAAGACGTGACTCTGACTCAGAAAACAGTTTTAGTGATATATTCATAGCTGCGTTCTGTTCGTTAATAATGTTTTCCCAGCCAATCAGTCAATTAGAAAGCGTCATAGTTAAGCACTGTACTGTCCCTTGGACATTcctcataatcatcatcatcatcgtcgtcaTTTGGCTCCCGGGTGTCCCAGCGGTCTAAGgtgctgcatctcagtgcaaagggtgttactacagtccctggatcgaatccaggctgtatcacatccggatgcgattgggagtcccatagggcagcgcacaattggcccagcgtcgtccgggtttgtctggggtaggcagtcattgtaaataagaatttgatcttgactgacttgcttagttaaatttTAAAATATTAGCGTTTTGATTTATAATGTGGAGGACGCCATACCAAAGCAGTATATATCCTTTCAAGGGTTCGAATTGTGTCCTGCACGTCATCTTTATGCTGTTGTTTTAAATGAGAAAAGAAACAAGCATTTTCATCTTTAAACTGGTTCAAATGTGATCTTTAAATGTTTTGTCAGAGACGACCTCTACTACACCTTCAGCCATTCTGTTTAAGGTACTGATAACCAATGCCTGATTACAGACCAATTGTTCATTACTGATGTAGATAAACTTGTGCTGGTCAGTCAATATTCTGTGTATTCATATATATTCTTCATATATCGCTGTGTTGTTGAACGCTGTTATGAAATAACTTTGGCAACGACAAGCTCGTCTACTTTCCAAATGGAAACATGGGACATTTTGATAAGATTATGCAAAGGTACATTCAGCATTACTTTGTCCCCatataggtgcagtgaaatatgTTGCTATAGAGGGTACGACGCGCCcaggagcaaattagggttaacgACAGATATCCTCTCCTTGTCGTCTCACGTTTCACAAAACAGTGATTGAGTTACGTTATTAGCCTAAATTATGA contains these protein-coding regions:
- the prok1 gene encoding prokineticin-1; this translates as MGTRVLLLSILMISFNWSMGAVITGACDRDVQCGFGLCCAVSLWLRGLRMCIPRGEEGDECHPFSHKVPYPGKRQHHTCPCLPHLVCTSYTGSTYRCTKDFKNLDF